The following are from one region of the Desertibacillus haloalkaliphilus genome:
- a CDS encoding acyl-CoA dehydrogenase family protein yields the protein MNFHLSEEQLAIQSLARDFATNEIAPFARTYDEEESFPIDIMQKLYENGLANLAIPEQYGGPGIDKVSHSLIVEEIAKACAGVATSLEANSLSSYPILIGGSDDLKRKYLTRLTEEGKFASFALTEPNAGSDVSSLSTTIKKAGDEYILDGEKCFITNASYADFFVVLAVQKDEDQKKSFTALIVDRDSPGVTIGEKEKKMGLRASDTSSVIFEEVRVPVSNRLGAEGDGFKIFMKALMSARPMVGSQAVGIAQGAYEAALAYAKERKQFGKPITQFQSLQFMLADMAMTIEASRLLVQKAVYLLQEGTPSLTHASFAKCYASDTAMKVATDAVQIFGGYGFIREYPVEKYLRDAKIMQIYEGTNQIQRVVIAKEILS from the coding sequence ATGAATTTTCATTTATCAGAAGAACAATTAGCGATTCAATCATTAGCACGAGATTTTGCCACAAATGAAATTGCACCCTTTGCTAGAACATACGACGAGGAAGAATCGTTCCCGATAGATATTATGCAAAAGTTATATGAAAATGGCTTGGCTAACTTAGCCATTCCGGAACAATATGGAGGTCCTGGCATCGATAAGGTCTCCCACTCCTTAATCGTTGAAGAAATAGCGAAGGCATGCGCAGGGGTGGCTACAAGTCTTGAAGCAAACTCACTATCATCATATCCGATCCTTATCGGTGGCAGCGATGACCTCAAACGCAAATACTTAACTCGACTGACTGAGGAAGGGAAATTTGCATCCTTTGCTTTGACGGAACCGAATGCAGGAAGCGATGTGAGTTCCTTATCAACGACGATAAAAAAAGCCGGAGATGAGTATATCCTTGATGGAGAGAAATGCTTTATCACCAATGCTAGTTACGCTGACTTCTTTGTCGTGCTAGCTGTTCAAAAAGATGAAGATCAAAAAAAATCATTCACAGCGTTAATCGTTGACCGCGATTCTCCTGGGGTGACGATTGGTGAAAAAGAGAAAAAGATGGGTCTACGTGCCTCTGATACATCATCTGTTATTTTTGAAGAAGTCAGAGTACCGGTTAGCAACCGTTTAGGAGCTGAAGGTGACGGTTTTAAAATCTTTATGAAAGCATTGATGAGCGCGCGTCCGATGGTCGGATCACAAGCAGTTGGCATCGCCCAAGGGGCTTATGAAGCGGCGTTAGCTTACGCCAAAGAACGGAAACAATTTGGAAAACCGATTACTCAGTTCCAATCACTACAATTTATGCTTGCTGATATGGCAATGACGATTGAAGCTTCTCGATTGCTTGTACAAAAAGCTGTATACCTTTTACAAGAAGGCACCCCTTCTCTTACTCATGCTTCATTCGCGAAATGCTATGCTTCTGATACGGCAATGAAGGTCGCAACGGATGCTGTGCAAATTTTTGGCGGATATGGGTTCATACGCGAATATCCAGTTGAAAAATACTTACGAGACGCTAAAATTATGCAAATCTATGAAGGAACCAATCAAATTCAACGTGTCGTCATCGCTAAGGAAATCCTTTCATAA
- a CDS encoding cupin domain-containing protein yields the protein MSKQSITYQQSEHIPRHTDWKPLRIEGISMKNLHQFEEGGSTVLIKMEPNSSFPLHNHEAEEEVYVVEGEVKVGKYHLEQGDYLFTSPETIHAPFSRKGCILLATTRKPLKFLNKKEDQSR from the coding sequence ATGAGCAAACAATCTATAACATACCAACAAAGCGAGCATATCCCTCGTCACACAGATTGGAAACCCTTACGGATCGAAGGCATCTCAATGAAAAACCTCCATCAATTTGAGGAAGGTGGTAGTACGGTCCTTATCAAGATGGAACCAAATAGTTCATTCCCCCTTCATAACCACGAAGCAGAAGAAGAAGTCTATGTCGTTGAAGGAGAAGTAAAAGTAGGTAAATATCATTTAGAACAAGGAGATTATCTATTTACATCACCAGAAACGATTCATGCGCCATTCTCCCGTAAGGGGTGCATTCTTCTAGCAACAACCCGAAAGCCATTAAAATTTTTAAATAAAAAAGAAGATCAATCACGTTAG
- a CDS encoding helix-turn-helix domain-containing protein yields MTSITKQEKLKQRIDYHLREVTRQLVKFDTVEETLNFLLESFALEFTCDLVAVILKEGDILTPKVWIGEDYNIKDTLTLPLDRCSPNLLQDALWWPNDKEDNSECQFSRSLENEEISTWFTVPLKENNHSFGFCLICFRKFVPLVLEAEKIFEEFGRDVAVAMELARKKEKQKKKIKGIEWLRENIFPGSSIEQMIEKIVERAGKGTKAKGACIFLYDENNNRFSFHQPAYGSIEPPKSIVIDSRKSMKNYFPSLETAGGCELTVPLVVNLKTIGVLHVCGKDDGTFTEEDLELLNFLASHVSTQIENARMYKLESESKTRMKSIIIHHQELSQKMVEGKSINELTETISSLLQSSIYLLDRFLRPISYYPQEEDKDLHSLIINRLSIHKDQILALKTDELWIGEDKLELGIWPVISSGDVLGYLAIVTNQKKFDQIHRLTLDYVLNIYAIEFMKEKLILETKEQVKESFINQLFAPSIDDYDKIIQYANLINWNLFDRHRITVLTIVNNQDVEIDLVELERKKAFIWDKIKTNMSNFDPGTIFTRKGNEFIFISHVQNEKADVNNYWSNVYRRIKQIVKKEDDLFDVYMGVGGITELIDEYYPCYKKASKATNVVYHRFSTLGFALYDDLGSYAILHSINDQDTVYDFVNEYLTPLLNYADGQGADLFLTLKTYLDRNGSIKETSEALFIHRSTLQYRLEKIREVLKVDLDDADVRFNLMMAYRLYSLSDKPQKLDRGSPPSFNYQKS; encoded by the coding sequence ATGACTTCAATCACAAAACAAGAAAAACTTAAACAAAGAATCGATTATCATTTAAGAGAAGTAACTAGACAGTTAGTGAAATTCGATACGGTCGAAGAAACATTAAACTTTTTATTAGAATCCTTTGCGCTTGAATTCACCTGCGATTTAGTTGCCGTTATCTTAAAGGAAGGTGACATTTTAACACCAAAAGTTTGGATAGGTGAAGATTATAATATCAAAGATACACTCACTCTTCCACTTGACCGTTGTTCTCCAAATCTCTTACAGGATGCCTTATGGTGGCCAAATGATAAGGAAGACAACAGTGAGTGTCAATTTAGTCGCTCCTTAGAAAATGAGGAGATCTCGACGTGGTTTACGGTTCCTTTGAAAGAAAATAACCATAGCTTTGGTTTTTGTCTCATTTGCTTTCGTAAGTTTGTCCCTTTGGTACTAGAGGCTGAAAAAATATTTGAGGAATTTGGTCGTGATGTTGCCGTTGCGATGGAGTTAGCTCGTAAGAAAGAAAAACAAAAAAAGAAAATAAAAGGGATCGAATGGTTAAGAGAAAATATTTTTCCAGGATCTTCAATTGAACAAATGATTGAAAAGATTGTTGAACGCGCTGGTAAAGGAACGAAAGCAAAAGGAGCCTGTATCTTTTTATATGATGAGAACAATAATCGCTTCAGTTTCCATCAACCAGCGTATGGATCGATTGAACCCCCTAAGAGCATTGTAATTGATTCAAGAAAATCAATGAAGAATTATTTCCCCTCTTTAGAAACCGCTGGAGGGTGCGAGTTAACGGTACCTTTGGTTGTTAACTTAAAAACCATTGGTGTTCTACATGTTTGCGGAAAAGACGATGGAACCTTTACTGAAGAGGATCTCGAGCTTTTAAACTTTTTAGCCTCTCATGTTTCCACACAAATTGAGAATGCTCGTATGTATAAACTTGAATCAGAAAGTAAAACACGAATGAAAAGTATCATTATTCATCATCAAGAACTATCTCAAAAAATGGTGGAAGGAAAAAGTATTAATGAACTAACTGAAACGATAAGCTCTCTGTTGCAGAGTTCGATCTATTTATTGGATCGATTTTTACGTCCCATTTCCTACTATCCACAAGAAGAGGACAAGGACCTCCACTCCCTAATTATCAATCGTCTATCCATCCATAAGGATCAAATCCTTGCGCTAAAAACCGATGAATTATGGATCGGAGAAGATAAACTCGAACTCGGCATTTGGCCAGTTATTAGTAGCGGTGATGTCCTTGGTTATTTAGCCATCGTTACGAATCAAAAGAAGTTTGACCAGATTCACCGTTTAACGTTAGACTATGTACTTAATATATATGCGATTGAATTTATGAAGGAAAAACTAATCTTGGAAACCAAAGAACAAGTAAAAGAGAGCTTTATTAATCAATTATTTGCTCCGAGTATCGATGATTACGATAAAATCATCCAATATGCGAATTTAATAAATTGGAATTTATTTGATCGACATCGAATTACCGTACTTACGATTGTGAATAATCAAGACGTTGAGATTGACCTAGTTGAATTGGAACGAAAAAAAGCATTCATCTGGGATAAGATCAAAACAAACATGTCCAATTTTGATCCAGGAACGATATTTACTCGTAAAGGAAATGAATTTATTTTTATCTCTCATGTTCAAAACGAAAAGGCTGATGTAAATAACTATTGGTCAAATGTTTATCGACGGATTAAACAAATCGTTAAAAAAGAGGATGATCTTTTTGACGTCTATATGGGGGTTGGTGGAATTACGGAATTGATTGACGAATATTACCCCTGCTATAAGAAAGCATCGAAAGCAACTAATGTCGTCTATCATCGTTTTTCAACTTTAGGTTTTGCTTTGTACGATGATTTGGGGTCCTATGCAATTTTGCATAGTATCAATGATCAAGATACGGTTTACGACTTCGTCAATGAATATTTAACCCCCCTATTGAATTATGCAGATGGTCAAGGAGCAGATTTATTCCTTACGCTTAAAACCTATTTAGACCGCAATGGCAGTATAAAAGAAACATCAGAAGCTCTGTTTATTCACCGCAGTACGTTGCAATATCGCCTTGAGAAAATTCGTGAAGTGCTAAAAGTAGATCTAGATGATGCCGATGTTCGTTTTAATTTAATGATGGCTTATCGGTTATATAGCCTGTCCGATAAACCTCAAAAACTTGACAGAGGATCACCTCCCTCCTTTAATTATCAGAAAAGTTGA
- a CDS encoding solute carrier family 23 protein gives MAFYKRKDGEEHPHWPLGPFQIRLPFIHYRLETPEIIQGIVLFAIGLTVIPLLENYVGFSYEAALAVATIYLLTMLIPPLMGVPFVPGFITAAIPLVIIFLGNFEPGPEAVRALIGLQLSVAVIFLLLGITGLGKMIVTKLPNSLKSGILIGAGIAAILGEIEAGGRLATTPISLIIGTLVCFYLMFSNSFQQLYNKGRIAKVIANFGIMPAIIVAIIIGWASREYQTPTIEWGFVIPNFPELWNYTPFVVGLPDLNIILLAIPTALIAYIIAYGDIVVGTSLLDRASEKRNDEKVPVSISNLHTLTFFRNFVHALFAPHPGLAGPIFTAGTASVMERYKYGRKAMDSIHSGTNSLLIAMFISTITLPLVTLFQPVLPIALSLTLILTGYLCISIGIDQVKTPAERGVAGVMAIVLFAYGAAHALIVGLILYFLIQKKSNDKQEDQSFDENIEKTG, from the coding sequence ATGGCTTTTTACAAGCGTAAAGACGGAGAAGAGCATCCGCATTGGCCGCTGGGGCCGTTTCAAATTCGCTTACCATTTATTCATTACCGCTTAGAGACACCAGAAATTATTCAAGGAATTGTTTTGTTTGCCATCGGCCTAACCGTCATCCCTCTTTTAGAAAACTATGTTGGGTTCTCTTACGAGGCAGCATTAGCCGTTGCCACGATTTACCTTCTCACAATGCTTATTCCACCTCTGATGGGGGTACCGTTTGTCCCTGGGTTTATTACAGCTGCTATTCCACTTGTCATTATCTTCCTCGGTAATTTTGAACCAGGTCCCGAGGCTGTAAGGGCTCTGATCGGCTTACAACTATCAGTCGCTGTCATTTTCCTCTTGCTTGGAATTACTGGTTTAGGGAAAATGATTGTGACCAAACTACCCAACTCGTTAAAATCTGGGATCTTAATAGGTGCTGGTATCGCAGCGATACTAGGAGAAATTGAAGCAGGAGGTCGACTTGCAACAACTCCGATTTCATTAATTATCGGAACATTAGTATGCTTCTACCTTATGTTCTCTAATTCATTTCAACAACTATATAACAAAGGTAGAATTGCGAAGGTTATCGCTAACTTTGGAATCATGCCTGCCATAATCGTCGCGATTATCATCGGTTGGGCATCAAGAGAATACCAGACACCTACGATTGAATGGGGATTTGTCATTCCAAATTTTCCAGAGCTGTGGAATTATACCCCATTTGTTGTCGGACTACCTGATCTAAACATTATTTTACTAGCGATTCCAACCGCTCTCATCGCTTATATTATCGCTTATGGTGATATCGTTGTGGGAACGTCCTTGTTGGATCGAGCATCAGAAAAACGGAACGATGAAAAGGTTCCCGTAAGTATTAGTAATTTACACACGCTAACGTTTTTTAGAAACTTTGTTCACGCTTTATTCGCACCACACCCAGGGTTAGCCGGACCGATCTTTACAGCAGGTACAGCTTCCGTGATGGAGCGGTATAAATACGGACGAAAAGCGATGGATTCAATCCATTCTGGCACGAATTCATTACTGATTGCCATGTTTATTTCAACGATTACACTGCCACTAGTGACACTTTTTCAACCTGTATTACCAATCGCATTATCATTAACATTAATTTTAACTGGGTATCTATGTATTTCGATCGGTATTGATCAAGTAAAAACGCCTGCTGAACGAGGTGTAGCGGGAGTCATGGCCATTGTCTTGTTTGCATATGGAGCCGCACATGCACTGATCGTTGGTCTGATCCTCTACTTCTTAATCCAGAAAAAATCTAATGATAAACAGGAAGATCAAAGTTTTGATGAAAACATTGAAAAAACCGGGTAA
- a CDS encoding MBL fold metallo-hydrolase, with protein MYQVIETENSKVYSISAPMPYLRTINFFLIQKDNYLCLIDAGIDNESCWDQLVTTLSSHGLKVTDITHILLTHHHHDHVGLVNRITENHPIPVYAHHQSIPRLHRDDDFLKIRVKFFEQLYHEMGCGQQGEKQVQHIDNARKKNTHLKVNTDILPLNHLDDILDFQVLEVLGHAPDQIAFYHPDKKWLFAGDHLIEHISSNAIVEPDQNGQRKQTLIEYIESLKTCLNLDVSTVFTGHGEHIKNHKELIQKRLTRIDEKSEQILNLIKQGHSTGSEIAQTFYGDKYKSQFSLVMSEIIGQLDYLESKNKVEKVLKEGIWQYHC; from the coding sequence ATGTATCAAGTAATTGAAACAGAAAATAGTAAAGTTTACTCAATTTCCGCACCAATGCCATATTTGCGAACGATCAACTTCTTTTTAATACAAAAAGATAATTACCTATGTTTGATCGATGCCGGTATTGATAATGAAAGTTGTTGGGATCAATTAGTAACGACTTTATCCAGTCATGGGCTGAAGGTGACCGATATTACTCATATTCTTCTAACCCATCATCATCATGATCATGTGGGGCTAGTCAATCGGATTACTGAAAACCACCCTATCCCTGTTTATGCCCACCATCAATCCATTCCGCGTTTACACCGAGATGATGATTTTTTGAAGATAAGAGTTAAATTTTTTGAGCAACTATATCATGAGATGGGCTGCGGTCAACAAGGAGAAAAGCAAGTCCAGCATATCGATAACGCTCGTAAAAAAAATACCCATTTGAAAGTAAACACAGATATTTTACCGCTAAACCATTTAGATGACATATTAGACTTTCAAGTGCTCGAAGTGCTAGGTCACGCCCCAGATCAAATCGCCTTTTATCACCCTGATAAAAAATGGCTATTTGCCGGAGATCATCTCATCGAACATATCTCAAGCAATGCCATCGTTGAACCAGACCAAAATGGACAGCGAAAACAAACATTAATAGAATATATTGAGTCATTGAAAACCTGTTTGAATCTAGATGTGTCAACAGTGTTTACAGGACATGGTGAGCATATCAAAAACCATAAAGAATTAATACAAAAACGTTTAACAAGAATTGATGAAAAGTCAGAACAAATACTCAACCTCATCAAACAAGGCCATTCAACTGGGAGTGAAATTGCCCAAACGTTTTACGGTGATAAATATAAAAGCCAATTTTCACTCGTCATGTCTGAAATTATCGGTCAACTCGATTATTTAGAATCTAAAAATAAAGTGGAAAAGGTCCTCAAAGAGGGCATTTGGCAGTATCATTGCTAA
- a CDS encoding TRAP transporter large permease: MALALVLSVLLILFLLNVPIAFALIISTASYFIFVDTFSFMVLIQRMIGGIESVPLLAIIFFVTAGILMNYTGITTRMLRFAEIITRPLPGSMAQVNVVLSTLMGGLSGSNIADAAMQSKVLVPEMEKKGYSRSFATVLTASTALITPIIPPGIALIMYGYVGNVSIGQLFLAGILPGITLCLIFMIYVHFYAKKHNLETEKSEKVTAKEFFYALKDAVLALLLPVIIIGGIRFGIFSATEAGAIAVVYALILGLVIYREMKFGQLVKALVETVHTAASILIIIAAGSAFAWVLTLEQVPQKMTLFITEYISSPFMFFIIVLVFLMVVGMFIEGNVSIIILTPLFMPMLLEYGIDPVQFGIFFIICVSLGTITPPLGTIMYTTCSITGTKVEEFIKHSVPFLMILIIAAIVIAFIPAISLWAPTNFM; this comes from the coding sequence ATGGCTCTCGCTCTCGTATTGTCTGTATTACTCATTTTATTTCTTCTGAATGTACCAATTGCATTTGCTTTAATAATTAGTACAGCTTCTTATTTTATATTCGTTGACACTTTTTCATTTATGGTCCTCATTCAAAGGATGATAGGGGGAATAGAATCTGTTCCTTTACTAGCGATCATCTTTTTTGTTACAGCAGGTATACTAATGAACTACACTGGGATTACAACAAGAATGTTACGATTTGCAGAAATTATTACCAGACCTCTTCCTGGGTCGATGGCTCAGGTTAATGTTGTTCTTAGTACATTAATGGGTGGTTTGTCTGGATCTAATATTGCTGATGCAGCTATGCAGTCAAAAGTATTAGTTCCAGAAATGGAGAAAAAGGGGTATTCCCGATCTTTTGCCACTGTTCTTACTGCATCAACAGCTTTAATTACACCAATTATTCCACCAGGAATTGCTTTAATTATGTATGGGTATGTTGGTAACGTTTCGATTGGGCAATTGTTTTTAGCAGGGATTTTGCCAGGGATTACTCTGTGTTTGATTTTTATGATATATGTTCATTTCTATGCGAAAAAACATAACCTTGAAACTGAAAAAAGTGAAAAGGTAACAGCAAAAGAGTTCTTTTATGCACTTAAAGATGCAGTGCTAGCGTTACTTTTACCTGTTATTATTATTGGAGGAATACGTTTTGGGATATTTAGTGCTACTGAGGCTGGGGCGATTGCTGTTGTTTACGCACTAATCCTTGGTTTAGTCATCTACCGTGAAATGAAGTTTGGTCAATTAGTTAAGGCTCTTGTTGAAACTGTACATACTGCAGCGTCAATTTTAATCATCATTGCTGCTGGATCAGCATTTGCTTGGGTATTAACTTTAGAGCAAGTGCCACAGAAAATGACGCTTTTTATCACTGAATATATTTCCTCACCATTTATGTTTTTTATTATCGTACTTGTATTTTTAATGGTTGTAGGAATGTTTATAGAAGGAAACGTATCAATTATTATTTTGACTCCTTTATTTATGCCAATGTTATTAGAATATGGTATTGACCCTGTTCAATTTGGAATTTTCTTTATCATTTGTGTTAGCCTAGGGACTATAACGCCTCCATTGGGAACCATTATGTATACGACATGCTCTATAACTGGTACAAAAGTAGAGGAGTTTATTAAACATAGTGTACCATTTTTAATGATTCTGATTATTGCGGCAATTGTAATTGCCTTTATCCCTGCCATTTCTCTTTGGGCACCTACAAACTTTATGTAA
- a CDS encoding class I adenylate-forming enzyme family protein: protein MNNKDPQSITQLFESASSRGPTKEIVFDQYQRMTYQDVWNDSLTLAAALREQNVSKGDKVAVCLPNWNEFVVIYMAIAHLGAIMVPFNTRYKSEEVEYILNNSGAKVAFFTKEFSGVNHFEQFKQASQTCEQLEKLFTVRFKDNDHLSYEDLLTTGQNKTFSPVAIDPKEDVFTILYTSGSTGAPKGAMLTHANVVSTAVITAEEMKCTSDDVFLVAVPVFHVFGMVPSILTTIASGARMVFMDQYKAKEALKIIEDEGITIKHGVPTMFVLELNHPEFKNYNLSTLRTGLIAAAPCPVEVVKRIRSDMGCNIIVAYGLSETSPTLTMTSFNDNDLVRSETVGKALPGAEIKIVNEQREEVNVGEVGELACRSFGVMKGYYNMPEKTKEALDNDGWFYSGDLATMDNHGYIRIVGRKKEMIIRGGYNIYPREVEEVFYTHPNVMEVAIVGLPDTVLGEISCACIKLKAEDDTDEKSLLDFIKTKVADYKVPDKVLVVDEFPMTASGKIKKIELQKQLKEKLTTELR, encoded by the coding sequence ATGAATAACAAAGATCCGCAAAGTATTACCCAACTATTTGAAAGCGCTTCCTCTAGAGGGCCTACGAAAGAAATCGTGTTTGATCAATATCAGCGAATGACTTATCAGGATGTTTGGAATGATTCACTTACCCTAGCCGCAGCACTTCGTGAACAAAATGTCTCTAAAGGAGATAAAGTCGCCGTTTGTTTGCCGAACTGGAATGAATTCGTCGTTATTTATATGGCCATCGCTCACTTAGGCGCTATTATGGTTCCATTTAATACAAGATATAAATCAGAAGAAGTCGAATACATCCTTAACAATTCAGGAGCTAAAGTCGCCTTCTTTACAAAAGAATTTAGTGGTGTAAATCATTTCGAGCAATTCAAACAAGCTAGTCAAACGTGCGAACAACTCGAGAAATTATTTACGGTACGCTTCAAAGATAATGATCATTTATCTTACGAAGATTTATTAACCACCGGACAAAATAAAACGTTCTCTCCTGTCGCTATCGATCCAAAGGAAGATGTATTTACGATTCTATATACATCAGGATCAACAGGTGCACCAAAAGGGGCTATGCTTACCCACGCTAATGTCGTCAGCACGGCCGTCATTACGGCTGAGGAAATGAAATGTACATCAGATGATGTTTTTCTAGTAGCTGTCCCCGTTTTTCACGTGTTTGGGATGGTTCCAAGCATCTTAACGACGATCGCCTCTGGCGCAAGAATGGTATTCATGGATCAATACAAAGCGAAGGAAGCACTAAAAATTATCGAAGATGAAGGTATTACGATCAAACATGGCGTACCTACTATGTTTGTACTCGAGTTAAACCATCCTGAATTCAAGAATTATAATTTATCAACATTACGCACGGGTTTAATTGCGGCTGCTCCATGCCCTGTTGAGGTTGTCAAACGAATTCGCTCTGATATGGGTTGTAATATTATTGTCGCTTACGGATTGAGTGAAACCTCCCCTACATTAACGATGACTAGCTTCAATGATAATGACCTAGTGCGTTCGGAAACAGTCGGAAAAGCACTCCCTGGTGCAGAAATAAAGATCGTCAACGAACAACGAGAAGAGGTCAACGTAGGAGAAGTTGGTGAACTCGCTTGTCGTAGCTTTGGTGTTATGAAAGGCTATTACAATATGCCTGAGAAAACGAAAGAAGCCCTTGATAACGATGGTTGGTTCTATTCTGGTGATCTAGCAACCATGGATAATCACGGTTATATCCGTATTGTTGGACGTAAGAAAGAAATGATTATCCGCGGCGGTTACAACATTTATCCACGAGAAGTAGAAGAAGTGTTTTACACTCACCCGAATGTCATGGAAGTAGCCATTGTCGGTCTACCTGATACCGTCCTTGGAGAAATATCGTGTGCATGTATCAAGCTAAAAGCTGAGGATGATACCGATGAAAAGAGCTTGCTAGACTTTATAAAAACAAAGGTTGCCGATTACAAGGTCCCTGACAAAGTCTTGGTCGTAGATGAGTTCCCTATGACGGCAAGCGGTAAAATTAAAAAGATAGAACTCCAAAAACAATTGAAAGAAAAATTAACAACTGAATTACGTTAA